A genomic stretch from Kogia breviceps isolate mKogBre1 chromosome 1, mKogBre1 haplotype 1, whole genome shotgun sequence includes:
- the ADAM15 gene encoding disintegrin and metalloproteinase domain-containing protein 15 isoform X2: MRLALLWALGLLGAGSPLPSRPLPDIGGTEEKQARPERALNGSSEPQILQDNLTLSLAEVLQTSLPEALRINLELDGESHILELLQNRELVSGRPTLVWYQPDGTRVVSEGHTLENCCYQGRVQGHANSWVSVCTCSGLRGLVILSPERSYSLELGPGDLQGPPVISRLQDLLLPGHTCALSWPASVSTQAPREHPLGQRHLLQWRRDVVTETKIVELVIVADHSEVQRYRDFQSLLNRTLEVALLLDTFFRPLNVRVVLVGLEAWTQRDLIEISQHPGLTLDSFLRWRRTDLLPRLPHDSAQLVTATSFSGPMVGMAIQNSICSPEFSGGVNMDHSTSILGVASSIAHELGHSLGLGHDSPGNSCPCPGPAPAKSCIMEASTDFLPGLNFSNCSRQALEKALLGGMGSCLFERLSSLLSMASVCGNMLVEPGEQCDCGFPDDCTDPCCDYFTCQLRPGAQCASDGLCCQNCQLRPAGWQCRSTRGDCDLPEFCPGDSSQCPPDVSLGDGEPCADGQAVCMQGRCTSYAQQCQALWGPGAQPAAPLCLLTANTRGDAFGSCGRSPDGSYVSCAPRDAICGQLQCQGGRAQPLLGSARDLHWEMLEANGTQLKLNCSWVHLDLGNDVAQPLLTLPGTACGPGLVCIDHQCQPVEILGTQECRSKCHGHGVCNSNRHCHCEEGWAPPDCTTRIRATSSLTTGLPLSLLLLLVLVLLGASYWHRARLRQRLCQLKGPSCQYRAAQSAPPERPGPPQRALLMPGAKQASALGFPAPPSRPLPPDPVPKRLQAEMAGRPNPPTRPLPADPVVRCPKSQGPTKPPPSRKPLPTDPQGQRPSADLPGPGAGIPSPVVPTRPAPPPPAVSSLYL, translated from the exons ATGCGGCTGGCGCTGCTCTGGGCCCTGGGGCTCCTGGGGGCCGGCAGCCCTCTGCCCTCCCGGCCGCTCCCAGATATAG GTGGCACTGAGGAGAAGCAGGCAAGGCCAGAGAGGGCCCTGAATGGGTCTTCGGAGCCCCAGATCCTTCAGGACAACCTCACGCTCAGCCTAGCAGAGGTACTTCAG ACCAGTCTGCCTGAGGCTTTGCGGATCAATTTGGAATTGGATGGTGAGAGTCATATCCTGGAGCTGCTACAGAATAG GGAGCTAGTCTCAGGCCGCCCAACCCTGGTGTGGTACCAGCCTGATGGCACCCGGGTGGTCAGTGAGGGACACACTCTG GAGAACTGCTGCTACCAGGGAAGAGTGCAGGGCCACGCCAACTCCTGGGTCTCTGTCTGCACCTGCTCCGGGCTCAG GGGCTTGGTGATCCTGTCCCCAGAGAGAAGCTACTCCCtggagctggggcctggggacCTTCAGGGTCCCCCTGTTATCTCCCGGCTCCAAGACCTCCTCCTGCCAGGCCACACTTGTGCCCTGAGCTGGCCTGCATCTGTGTCCACTCAGGCTCCACGAGAGCACCCCCTGGGACAGCGTCACCTTCTCCAG TGGAGGCGGGACGTGGTGACAGAGACCAAGATTGTTGAGCTGGTGATTGTGGCTGACCATTCCGAG GTCCAGAGGTACCGGGACTTCCAGAGCCTGCTGAACCGCACCCTGGAAGTGGCCCTCCTCCTGGACACA TTCTTCAGGCCTCTGAATGTCCGGGTGGTGCTAGTGGGCCTGGAGGCCTGGACTCAGCGTGACCTGATAGAGATAAGCCAGCACCCAGGTCTCACACTAGACAGCTTCCTCCGCTGGCGCCGGACAGACCTGCTGCCTCGGTTGCCCCACGACAGTGCCCAGCTGGTGAC tgccactTCATTCTCTGGGCCTATGGTGGGCATGGCCATTCAGAACTCCATCTGTTCTCCTGAATTCTCAGGAGGTGTGAACATG GACCACTCCACAAGCATCCTGGGAGTCGCCTCCTCAATAGCCCACGAGTTGGGCCACAGCCTAGGCCTGGGCCATGACTCACCCGGGAACAGCTGCCCCTGTCCAGGTCCAGCCCCGGCCAAGAGCTGCATCATGGAGGCCTCAACAGA CTTCCTGCCAGGCCTGAACTTCAGCAACTGCAGCCGACAGGCCCTGGAAAAAGCCCTCCTGGGTGGAATGGGCAGCTGCCTCTTTGAACGGCTCTCCAGTCTGCTCTCGATGGCCAGTGTCTGCGGAAATATGTTGGTGGAGCCCGGCGAGCAGTGTGACTGTGGCTTCCCAGAT GACTGCACTGATCCTTGCTGTGATTACTTCACCTGCCAGCTGAGGCCAGGGGCACAGTGTGCGTCCGATGGACTCTGTTGTCAAAATTGCCAG CTGCGCCCGGCTGGCTGGCAGTGCCGCTCTACCAGAGGTGACTGTGACTTGCCCGAGTTCTGCCCAGGAGACAGCTCCCAGTGTCCCCCTGATGTCAGCCTGGGGGACGGTGAGCCGTGTGCTGATGGACAGGCTGTGTGCATGCAAGGACGCTGTACCTCCTATGCCCAGCAGTGCCAGGCTCTCTGGGGGCCTGGGGCCCAGCCCGCTGCACCACTTTGCCTTCTTACTGCCAACACTCGGGGGGACGCCTTTGGGAGCTGTGGGCGCAGCCCTGATGGCAGCTATGTGTCCTGTGCCCCTAG AGATGCCATTTGTGGGCAGCTCCAGtgccagggagggagggcccaGCCTCTGCTGGGCTCAGCCCGAGATCTTCACTGGGAGATGCTGGAAGCCAACGGGACCCAGCTGAAATTGAACTGCAGCTGGGTACACCTGGACCTGGGCAACGACGTGGCCCAGCCCCTGCTGACTCTGCCTGGCACAGCCTGTGGCCCCGGCCTG GTGTGCATCGACCATCAATGCCAACCGGTGGAGATCCTGGGAACACAGGAATGTCGAAGCAAATGCCATGGGCATGGG GTCTGCAACAGCAACAGACACTGCCACTGTGAGGAGGGTTGGGCACCCCCAGACTGCACCACCCGCATCAGAG CAACCAGCTCCCTGACCACAGGGCTGCCCCTCAGCCTTCTGTTGTTGCTGGTCCTGGTGCTGCTTGGTGCCAGCTACTGGCACCGTGCCCGCCTGCGCCAGCGACTCTGCCAGCTTAAGGGACCCAGCTGCCAATACAG GGCAGCCCAGTCTGCTCCCCCCGAACGCCCAGGACCCCCGCAGAGGGCTCTGCTGATGCCAGGTGCCAAG CAGGCTAGTGCTCTTGGCTTcccggcccctccctccaggCCGCTGCCTCCTGACCCTGTGCCCAAGAGACTCCAG
- the ADAM15 gene encoding disintegrin and metalloproteinase domain-containing protein 15 isoform X6, with protein MRLALLWALGLLGAGSPLPSRPLPDIGGTEEKQARPERALNGSSEPQILQDNLTLSLAEVLQTSLPEALRINLELDGESHILELLQNRELVSGRPTLVWYQPDGTRVVSEGHTLENCCYQGRVQGHANSWVSVCTCSGLRGLVILSPERSYSLELGPGDLQGPPVISRLQDLLLPGHTCALSWPASVSTQAPREHPLGQRHLLQWRRDVVTETKIVELVIVADHSEVQRYRDFQSLLNRTLEVALLLDTFFRPLNVRVVLVGLEAWTQRDLIEISQHPGLTLDSFLRWRRTDLLPRLPHDSAQLVTATSFSGPMVGMAIQNSICSPEFSGGVNMDHSTSILGVASSIAHELGHSLGLGHDSPGNSCPCPGPAPAKSCIMEASTDFLPGLNFSNCSRQALEKALLGGMGSCLFERLSSLLSMASVCGNMLVEPGEQCDCGFPDDCTDPCCDYFTCQLRPGAQCASDGLCCQNCQLRPAGWQCRSTRGDCDLPEFCPGDSSQCPPDVSLGDGEPCADGQAVCMQGRCTSYAQQCQALWGPGAQPAAPLCLLTANTRGDAFGSCGRSPDGSYVSCAPRDAICGQLQCQGGRAQPLLGSARDLHWEMLEANGTQLKLNCSWVHLDLGNDVAQPLLTLPGTACGPGLVCIDHQCQPVEILGTQECRSKCHGHGVCNSNRHCHCEEGWAPPDCTTRIRATSSLTTGLPLSLLLLLVLVLLGASYWHRARLRQRLCQLKGPSCQYRAAQSAPPERPGPPQRALLMPGAKSQGPTKPPPSRKPLPTDPQGQRPSADLPGPGAGIPSPVVPTRPAPPPPAVSSLYL; from the exons ATGCGGCTGGCGCTGCTCTGGGCCCTGGGGCTCCTGGGGGCCGGCAGCCCTCTGCCCTCCCGGCCGCTCCCAGATATAG GTGGCACTGAGGAGAAGCAGGCAAGGCCAGAGAGGGCCCTGAATGGGTCTTCGGAGCCCCAGATCCTTCAGGACAACCTCACGCTCAGCCTAGCAGAGGTACTTCAG ACCAGTCTGCCTGAGGCTTTGCGGATCAATTTGGAATTGGATGGTGAGAGTCATATCCTGGAGCTGCTACAGAATAG GGAGCTAGTCTCAGGCCGCCCAACCCTGGTGTGGTACCAGCCTGATGGCACCCGGGTGGTCAGTGAGGGACACACTCTG GAGAACTGCTGCTACCAGGGAAGAGTGCAGGGCCACGCCAACTCCTGGGTCTCTGTCTGCACCTGCTCCGGGCTCAG GGGCTTGGTGATCCTGTCCCCAGAGAGAAGCTACTCCCtggagctggggcctggggacCTTCAGGGTCCCCCTGTTATCTCCCGGCTCCAAGACCTCCTCCTGCCAGGCCACACTTGTGCCCTGAGCTGGCCTGCATCTGTGTCCACTCAGGCTCCACGAGAGCACCCCCTGGGACAGCGTCACCTTCTCCAG TGGAGGCGGGACGTGGTGACAGAGACCAAGATTGTTGAGCTGGTGATTGTGGCTGACCATTCCGAG GTCCAGAGGTACCGGGACTTCCAGAGCCTGCTGAACCGCACCCTGGAAGTGGCCCTCCTCCTGGACACA TTCTTCAGGCCTCTGAATGTCCGGGTGGTGCTAGTGGGCCTGGAGGCCTGGACTCAGCGTGACCTGATAGAGATAAGCCAGCACCCAGGTCTCACACTAGACAGCTTCCTCCGCTGGCGCCGGACAGACCTGCTGCCTCGGTTGCCCCACGACAGTGCCCAGCTGGTGAC tgccactTCATTCTCTGGGCCTATGGTGGGCATGGCCATTCAGAACTCCATCTGTTCTCCTGAATTCTCAGGAGGTGTGAACATG GACCACTCCACAAGCATCCTGGGAGTCGCCTCCTCAATAGCCCACGAGTTGGGCCACAGCCTAGGCCTGGGCCATGACTCACCCGGGAACAGCTGCCCCTGTCCAGGTCCAGCCCCGGCCAAGAGCTGCATCATGGAGGCCTCAACAGA CTTCCTGCCAGGCCTGAACTTCAGCAACTGCAGCCGACAGGCCCTGGAAAAAGCCCTCCTGGGTGGAATGGGCAGCTGCCTCTTTGAACGGCTCTCCAGTCTGCTCTCGATGGCCAGTGTCTGCGGAAATATGTTGGTGGAGCCCGGCGAGCAGTGTGACTGTGGCTTCCCAGAT GACTGCACTGATCCTTGCTGTGATTACTTCACCTGCCAGCTGAGGCCAGGGGCACAGTGTGCGTCCGATGGACTCTGTTGTCAAAATTGCCAG CTGCGCCCGGCTGGCTGGCAGTGCCGCTCTACCAGAGGTGACTGTGACTTGCCCGAGTTCTGCCCAGGAGACAGCTCCCAGTGTCCCCCTGATGTCAGCCTGGGGGACGGTGAGCCGTGTGCTGATGGACAGGCTGTGTGCATGCAAGGACGCTGTACCTCCTATGCCCAGCAGTGCCAGGCTCTCTGGGGGCCTGGGGCCCAGCCCGCTGCACCACTTTGCCTTCTTACTGCCAACACTCGGGGGGACGCCTTTGGGAGCTGTGGGCGCAGCCCTGATGGCAGCTATGTGTCCTGTGCCCCTAG AGATGCCATTTGTGGGCAGCTCCAGtgccagggagggagggcccaGCCTCTGCTGGGCTCAGCCCGAGATCTTCACTGGGAGATGCTGGAAGCCAACGGGACCCAGCTGAAATTGAACTGCAGCTGGGTACACCTGGACCTGGGCAACGACGTGGCCCAGCCCCTGCTGACTCTGCCTGGCACAGCCTGTGGCCCCGGCCTG GTGTGCATCGACCATCAATGCCAACCGGTGGAGATCCTGGGAACACAGGAATGTCGAAGCAAATGCCATGGGCATGGG GTCTGCAACAGCAACAGACACTGCCACTGTGAGGAGGGTTGGGCACCCCCAGACTGCACCACCCGCATCAGAG CAACCAGCTCCCTGACCACAGGGCTGCCCCTCAGCCTTCTGTTGTTGCTGGTCCTGGTGCTGCTTGGTGCCAGCTACTGGCACCGTGCCCGCCTGCGCCAGCGACTCTGCCAGCTTAAGGGACCCAGCTGCCAATACAG GGCAGCCCAGTCTGCTCCCCCCGAACGCCCAGGACCCCCGCAGAGGGCTCTGCTGATGCCAGGTGCCAAG
- the ADAM15 gene encoding disintegrin and metalloproteinase domain-containing protein 15 isoform X4 has translation MRLALLWALGLLGAGSPLPSRPLPDIGGTEEKQARPERALNGSSEPQILQDNLTLSLAEVLQTSLPEALRINLELDGESHILELLQNRELVSGRPTLVWYQPDGTRVVSEGHTLENCCYQGRVQGHANSWVSVCTCSGLRGLVILSPERSYSLELGPGDLQGPPVISRLQDLLLPGHTCALSWPASVSTQAPREHPLGQRHLLQWRRDVVTETKIVELVIVADHSEVQRYRDFQSLLNRTLEVALLLDTFFRPLNVRVVLVGLEAWTQRDLIEISQHPGLTLDSFLRWRRTDLLPRLPHDSAQLVTATSFSGPMVGMAIQNSICSPEFSGGVNMDHSTSILGVASSIAHELGHSLGLGHDSPGNSCPCPGPAPAKSCIMEASTDFLPGLNFSNCSRQALEKALLGGMGSCLFERLSSLLSMASVCGNMLVEPGEQCDCGFPDDCTDPCCDYFTCQLRPGAQCASDGLCCQNCQLRPAGWQCRSTRGDCDLPEFCPGDSSQCPPDVSLGDGEPCADGQAVCMQGRCTSYAQQCQALWGPGAQPAAPLCLLTANTRGDAFGSCGRSPDGSYVSCAPRDAICGQLQCQGGRAQPLLGSARDLHWEMLEANGTQLKLNCSWVHLDLGNDVAQPLLTLPGTACGPGLVCIDHQCQPVEILGTQECRSKCHGHGVCNSNRHCHCEEGWAPPDCTTRIRATSSLTTGLPLSLLLLLVLVLLGASYWHRARLRQRLCQLKGPSCQYRAAQSAPPERPGPPQRALLMPGAKQASALGFPAPPSRPLPPDPVPKRLQSQGPTKPPPSRKPLPTDPQGQRPSADLPGPGAGIPSPVVPTRPAPPPPAVSSLYL, from the exons ATGCGGCTGGCGCTGCTCTGGGCCCTGGGGCTCCTGGGGGCCGGCAGCCCTCTGCCCTCCCGGCCGCTCCCAGATATAG GTGGCACTGAGGAGAAGCAGGCAAGGCCAGAGAGGGCCCTGAATGGGTCTTCGGAGCCCCAGATCCTTCAGGACAACCTCACGCTCAGCCTAGCAGAGGTACTTCAG ACCAGTCTGCCTGAGGCTTTGCGGATCAATTTGGAATTGGATGGTGAGAGTCATATCCTGGAGCTGCTACAGAATAG GGAGCTAGTCTCAGGCCGCCCAACCCTGGTGTGGTACCAGCCTGATGGCACCCGGGTGGTCAGTGAGGGACACACTCTG GAGAACTGCTGCTACCAGGGAAGAGTGCAGGGCCACGCCAACTCCTGGGTCTCTGTCTGCACCTGCTCCGGGCTCAG GGGCTTGGTGATCCTGTCCCCAGAGAGAAGCTACTCCCtggagctggggcctggggacCTTCAGGGTCCCCCTGTTATCTCCCGGCTCCAAGACCTCCTCCTGCCAGGCCACACTTGTGCCCTGAGCTGGCCTGCATCTGTGTCCACTCAGGCTCCACGAGAGCACCCCCTGGGACAGCGTCACCTTCTCCAG TGGAGGCGGGACGTGGTGACAGAGACCAAGATTGTTGAGCTGGTGATTGTGGCTGACCATTCCGAG GTCCAGAGGTACCGGGACTTCCAGAGCCTGCTGAACCGCACCCTGGAAGTGGCCCTCCTCCTGGACACA TTCTTCAGGCCTCTGAATGTCCGGGTGGTGCTAGTGGGCCTGGAGGCCTGGACTCAGCGTGACCTGATAGAGATAAGCCAGCACCCAGGTCTCACACTAGACAGCTTCCTCCGCTGGCGCCGGACAGACCTGCTGCCTCGGTTGCCCCACGACAGTGCCCAGCTGGTGAC tgccactTCATTCTCTGGGCCTATGGTGGGCATGGCCATTCAGAACTCCATCTGTTCTCCTGAATTCTCAGGAGGTGTGAACATG GACCACTCCACAAGCATCCTGGGAGTCGCCTCCTCAATAGCCCACGAGTTGGGCCACAGCCTAGGCCTGGGCCATGACTCACCCGGGAACAGCTGCCCCTGTCCAGGTCCAGCCCCGGCCAAGAGCTGCATCATGGAGGCCTCAACAGA CTTCCTGCCAGGCCTGAACTTCAGCAACTGCAGCCGACAGGCCCTGGAAAAAGCCCTCCTGGGTGGAATGGGCAGCTGCCTCTTTGAACGGCTCTCCAGTCTGCTCTCGATGGCCAGTGTCTGCGGAAATATGTTGGTGGAGCCCGGCGAGCAGTGTGACTGTGGCTTCCCAGAT GACTGCACTGATCCTTGCTGTGATTACTTCACCTGCCAGCTGAGGCCAGGGGCACAGTGTGCGTCCGATGGACTCTGTTGTCAAAATTGCCAG CTGCGCCCGGCTGGCTGGCAGTGCCGCTCTACCAGAGGTGACTGTGACTTGCCCGAGTTCTGCCCAGGAGACAGCTCCCAGTGTCCCCCTGATGTCAGCCTGGGGGACGGTGAGCCGTGTGCTGATGGACAGGCTGTGTGCATGCAAGGACGCTGTACCTCCTATGCCCAGCAGTGCCAGGCTCTCTGGGGGCCTGGGGCCCAGCCCGCTGCACCACTTTGCCTTCTTACTGCCAACACTCGGGGGGACGCCTTTGGGAGCTGTGGGCGCAGCCCTGATGGCAGCTATGTGTCCTGTGCCCCTAG AGATGCCATTTGTGGGCAGCTCCAGtgccagggagggagggcccaGCCTCTGCTGGGCTCAGCCCGAGATCTTCACTGGGAGATGCTGGAAGCCAACGGGACCCAGCTGAAATTGAACTGCAGCTGGGTACACCTGGACCTGGGCAACGACGTGGCCCAGCCCCTGCTGACTCTGCCTGGCACAGCCTGTGGCCCCGGCCTG GTGTGCATCGACCATCAATGCCAACCGGTGGAGATCCTGGGAACACAGGAATGTCGAAGCAAATGCCATGGGCATGGG GTCTGCAACAGCAACAGACACTGCCACTGTGAGGAGGGTTGGGCACCCCCAGACTGCACCACCCGCATCAGAG CAACCAGCTCCCTGACCACAGGGCTGCCCCTCAGCCTTCTGTTGTTGCTGGTCCTGGTGCTGCTTGGTGCCAGCTACTGGCACCGTGCCCGCCTGCGCCAGCGACTCTGCCAGCTTAAGGGACCCAGCTGCCAATACAG GGCAGCCCAGTCTGCTCCCCCCGAACGCCCAGGACCCCCGCAGAGGGCTCTGCTGATGCCAGGTGCCAAG CAGGCTAGTGCTCTTGGCTTcccggcccctccctccaggCCGCTGCCTCCTGACCCTGTGCCCAAGAGACTCCAG
- the ADAM15 gene encoding disintegrin and metalloproteinase domain-containing protein 15 isoform X3 encodes MRLALLWALGLLGAGSPLPSRPLPDIGGTEEKQARPERALNGSSEPQILQDNLTLSLAEVLQTSLPEALRINLELDGESHILELLQNRELVSGRPTLVWYQPDGTRVVSEGHTLENCCYQGRVQGHANSWVSVCTCSGLRGLVILSPERSYSLELGPGDLQGPPVISRLQDLLLPGHTCALSWPASVSTQAPREHPLGQRHLLQWRRDVVTETKIVELVIVADHSEVQRYRDFQSLLNRTLEVALLLDTFFRPLNVRVVLVGLEAWTQRDLIEISQHPGLTLDSFLRWRRTDLLPRLPHDSAQLVTATSFSGPMVGMAIQNSICSPEFSGGVNMDHSTSILGVASSIAHELGHSLGLGHDSPGNSCPCPGPAPAKSCIMEASTDFLPGLNFSNCSRQALEKALLGGMGSCLFERLSSLLSMASVCGNMLVEPGEQCDCGFPDDCTDPCCDYFTCQLRPGAQCASDGLCCQNCQLRPAGWQCRSTRGDCDLPEFCPGDSSQCPPDVSLGDGEPCADGQAVCMQGRCTSYAQQCQALWGPGAQPAAPLCLLTANTRGDAFGSCGRSPDGSYVSCAPRDAICGQLQCQGGRAQPLLGSARDLHWEMLEANGTQLKLNCSWVHLDLGNDVAQPLLTLPGTACGPGLVCIDHQCQPVEILGTQECRSKCHGHGVCNSNRHCHCEEGWAPPDCTTRIRATSSLTTGLPLSLLLLLVLVLLGASYWHRARLRQRLCQLKGPSCQYRAAQSAPPERPGPPQRALLMPGAKASALGFPAPPSRPLPPDPVPKRLQAEMAGRPNPPTRPLPADPVVRCPKSQGPTKPPPSRKPLPTDPQGQRPSADLPGPGAGIPSPVVPTRPAPPPPAVSSLYL; translated from the exons ATGCGGCTGGCGCTGCTCTGGGCCCTGGGGCTCCTGGGGGCCGGCAGCCCTCTGCCCTCCCGGCCGCTCCCAGATATAG GTGGCACTGAGGAGAAGCAGGCAAGGCCAGAGAGGGCCCTGAATGGGTCTTCGGAGCCCCAGATCCTTCAGGACAACCTCACGCTCAGCCTAGCAGAGGTACTTCAG ACCAGTCTGCCTGAGGCTTTGCGGATCAATTTGGAATTGGATGGTGAGAGTCATATCCTGGAGCTGCTACAGAATAG GGAGCTAGTCTCAGGCCGCCCAACCCTGGTGTGGTACCAGCCTGATGGCACCCGGGTGGTCAGTGAGGGACACACTCTG GAGAACTGCTGCTACCAGGGAAGAGTGCAGGGCCACGCCAACTCCTGGGTCTCTGTCTGCACCTGCTCCGGGCTCAG GGGCTTGGTGATCCTGTCCCCAGAGAGAAGCTACTCCCtggagctggggcctggggacCTTCAGGGTCCCCCTGTTATCTCCCGGCTCCAAGACCTCCTCCTGCCAGGCCACACTTGTGCCCTGAGCTGGCCTGCATCTGTGTCCACTCAGGCTCCACGAGAGCACCCCCTGGGACAGCGTCACCTTCTCCAG TGGAGGCGGGACGTGGTGACAGAGACCAAGATTGTTGAGCTGGTGATTGTGGCTGACCATTCCGAG GTCCAGAGGTACCGGGACTTCCAGAGCCTGCTGAACCGCACCCTGGAAGTGGCCCTCCTCCTGGACACA TTCTTCAGGCCTCTGAATGTCCGGGTGGTGCTAGTGGGCCTGGAGGCCTGGACTCAGCGTGACCTGATAGAGATAAGCCAGCACCCAGGTCTCACACTAGACAGCTTCCTCCGCTGGCGCCGGACAGACCTGCTGCCTCGGTTGCCCCACGACAGTGCCCAGCTGGTGAC tgccactTCATTCTCTGGGCCTATGGTGGGCATGGCCATTCAGAACTCCATCTGTTCTCCTGAATTCTCAGGAGGTGTGAACATG GACCACTCCACAAGCATCCTGGGAGTCGCCTCCTCAATAGCCCACGAGTTGGGCCACAGCCTAGGCCTGGGCCATGACTCACCCGGGAACAGCTGCCCCTGTCCAGGTCCAGCCCCGGCCAAGAGCTGCATCATGGAGGCCTCAACAGA CTTCCTGCCAGGCCTGAACTTCAGCAACTGCAGCCGACAGGCCCTGGAAAAAGCCCTCCTGGGTGGAATGGGCAGCTGCCTCTTTGAACGGCTCTCCAGTCTGCTCTCGATGGCCAGTGTCTGCGGAAATATGTTGGTGGAGCCCGGCGAGCAGTGTGACTGTGGCTTCCCAGAT GACTGCACTGATCCTTGCTGTGATTACTTCACCTGCCAGCTGAGGCCAGGGGCACAGTGTGCGTCCGATGGACTCTGTTGTCAAAATTGCCAG CTGCGCCCGGCTGGCTGGCAGTGCCGCTCTACCAGAGGTGACTGTGACTTGCCCGAGTTCTGCCCAGGAGACAGCTCCCAGTGTCCCCCTGATGTCAGCCTGGGGGACGGTGAGCCGTGTGCTGATGGACAGGCTGTGTGCATGCAAGGACGCTGTACCTCCTATGCCCAGCAGTGCCAGGCTCTCTGGGGGCCTGGGGCCCAGCCCGCTGCACCACTTTGCCTTCTTACTGCCAACACTCGGGGGGACGCCTTTGGGAGCTGTGGGCGCAGCCCTGATGGCAGCTATGTGTCCTGTGCCCCTAG AGATGCCATTTGTGGGCAGCTCCAGtgccagggagggagggcccaGCCTCTGCTGGGCTCAGCCCGAGATCTTCACTGGGAGATGCTGGAAGCCAACGGGACCCAGCTGAAATTGAACTGCAGCTGGGTACACCTGGACCTGGGCAACGACGTGGCCCAGCCCCTGCTGACTCTGCCTGGCACAGCCTGTGGCCCCGGCCTG GTGTGCATCGACCATCAATGCCAACCGGTGGAGATCCTGGGAACACAGGAATGTCGAAGCAAATGCCATGGGCATGGG GTCTGCAACAGCAACAGACACTGCCACTGTGAGGAGGGTTGGGCACCCCCAGACTGCACCACCCGCATCAGAG CAACCAGCTCCCTGACCACAGGGCTGCCCCTCAGCCTTCTGTTGTTGCTGGTCCTGGTGCTGCTTGGTGCCAGCTACTGGCACCGTGCCCGCCTGCGCCAGCGACTCTGCCAGCTTAAGGGACCCAGCTGCCAATACAG GGCAGCCCAGTCTGCTCCCCCCGAACGCCCAGGACCCCCGCAGAGGGCTCTGCTGATGCCAGGTGCCAAG GCTAGTGCTCTTGGCTTcccggcccctccctccaggCCGCTGCCTCCTGACCCTGTGCCCAAGAGACTCCAG